The following are encoded in a window of Lagenorhynchus albirostris chromosome 3, mLagAlb1.1, whole genome shotgun sequence genomic DNA:
- the ANKRA2 gene encoding ankyrin repeat family A protein 2 isoform X2, with the protein MATSANLDIGAQLIVEECPSSYSLTGMPDIKIEHQLDSNAEEGSAQGVSMGMKFILPNRFDMNVCSRFVKSLNEEDSKNIQDQVNSDLEVASVLFKAECSIHTSPSPGIQVRHVYTPSTTKHFSPIKQSTTLTNKHRGNEVSTTPLLANSLSVHQLAAQGEMLYLAARIEQENVINHTDDEGFTPLMWAAAHGQIAVVEFLLQNGADPQLLGKGRESALSLACSKGYTDIVKMLLDCGVDVNEYDWNGGTPLLYAVHGNHVKCVKMLLENGADPTIETDSGYNSMDLAVALGYRSVQQVIESHLLKLLQNIKE; encoded by the exons ATGGCTACATCAGCAAATTTGGATATTGGAGCCCAGCTGATAGTAGAAGAGTGCCCCAGCAGTTACAGTCTAACTGGCATGCCAGACATTAAAATAGAACATCAGCTGGACTCAAATGCAGAAGAAGGATCAGCTCAGGGTGTTTCCATGGGGATGAAATTCATACTGCCTAACAGATTTGATATGAATGTCTGTTCTCGGTTTGTGAAGTCCTTAAATGAAGAAGATAGTAAAAATATTCAAGATCAAGTTAACTCTGACCTGGAGGTGGCATCTGTCCTATTTAAAG cTGAATGCAGTATCCATACATCTCCTTCTCCGGGAATTCAAGTAAGGCATGTCTACACTCCCTCTACAACAAAGCACTTCTCACCCATAAAACAGTCAACTACTTTAACCAACAAACACAGAGGAAATGAGGTCTCAACCACACCTCTGTTAGCAAATT CTTTGTCTGTTCACCAGTTGGCTGCTCAGGGAGAGATGCTCTACCTGGCTGCTCGTATTGAACAAG aaaatgttatCAATCACACGGACGACGAAGGATTTACTCCTCTGATGTGGGCTGCAGCACACGGGCAAATAGCTGTGGTAGAGTTTCTACTTCAGAAT GGTGCTGATCCCCAGCTTTTAGGAAAAGGTCGAGAAAGTGCACTGTCATTAGCCTGTAGTAAGGGCTACACAGATATTGTCAAAATGCTGCTGGATTGTGGAGTTGATGTAAATGAATATGACTGG AATGGAGGGACGCCTTTGCTTTACGCTGTACATGGAAATCATGTGAAATGTGTAAAAATGCTCTTAG AAAATGGAGCTGACCCAACAATTGAAACTGACTCTGGATACAATTCTATGGATCTAGCTGTAGCCTTGGGCTATAGAAGTG TTCAACAGGTTATTGAGTCACATTTACTGAAACTGCTTCAGAACATCAAGGAGTAG
- the ANKRA2 gene encoding ankyrin repeat family A protein 2 isoform X1, whose product MATSANLDIGAQLIVEECPSSYSLTGMPDIKIEHQLDSNAEEGSAQGVSMGMKFILPNRFDMNVCSRFVKSLNEEDSKNIQDQVNSDLEVASVLFKAECSIHTSPSPGIQVRHVYTPSTTKHFSPIKQSTTLTNKHRGNEVSTTPLLANSLSVHQLAAQGEMLYLAARIEQENVINHTDDEGFTPLMWAAAHGQIAVVEFLLQNGADPQLLGKGRESALSLACSKGYTDIVKMLLDCGVDVNEYDWNGGTPLLYAVHGNHVKCVKMLLENGADPTIETDSGYNSMDLAVALGYRSEQPCILDSPSVSKFRNQEQKTQ is encoded by the exons ATGGCTACATCAGCAAATTTGGATATTGGAGCCCAGCTGATAGTAGAAGAGTGCCCCAGCAGTTACAGTCTAACTGGCATGCCAGACATTAAAATAGAACATCAGCTGGACTCAAATGCAGAAGAAGGATCAGCTCAGGGTGTTTCCATGGGGATGAAATTCATACTGCCTAACAGATTTGATATGAATGTCTGTTCTCGGTTTGTGAAGTCCTTAAATGAAGAAGATAGTAAAAATATTCAAGATCAAGTTAACTCTGACCTGGAGGTGGCATCTGTCCTATTTAAAG cTGAATGCAGTATCCATACATCTCCTTCTCCGGGAATTCAAGTAAGGCATGTCTACACTCCCTCTACAACAAAGCACTTCTCACCCATAAAACAGTCAACTACTTTAACCAACAAACACAGAGGAAATGAGGTCTCAACCACACCTCTGTTAGCAAATT CTTTGTCTGTTCACCAGTTGGCTGCTCAGGGAGAGATGCTCTACCTGGCTGCTCGTATTGAACAAG aaaatgttatCAATCACACGGACGACGAAGGATTTACTCCTCTGATGTGGGCTGCAGCACACGGGCAAATAGCTGTGGTAGAGTTTCTACTTCAGAAT GGTGCTGATCCCCAGCTTTTAGGAAAAGGTCGAGAAAGTGCACTGTCATTAGCCTGTAGTAAGGGCTACACAGATATTGTCAAAATGCTGCTGGATTGTGGAGTTGATGTAAATGAATATGACTGG AATGGAGGGACGCCTTTGCTTTACGCTGTACATGGAAATCATGTGAAATGTGTAAAAATGCTCTTAG AAAATGGAGCTGACCCAACAATTGAAACTGACTCTGGATACAATTCTATGGATCTAGCTGTAGCCTTGGGCTATAGAAGTG AACAACCTTGTATTCTGGACTCTCCTTCAGTttcaaaatttagaaaccaagaacAGAAAACCCAGTAA